In Persicimonas caeni, a single window of DNA contains:
- a CDS encoding collagen-like protein — MTESTDKTAFDGCQTCGTHTFERNHYFDGKLLEARDFVDEQDYVRGKSMLHNSHVHGFGTVCGLKVVEHPRAGCRTDYVVVEPGLALDCCGREIVIDSRQVVDVRTLAEEAVAEAEGPVDLHLVLHYDECLAEPTPTLLGGCGCDNEATAHGRVVERFGFDVRPARQGAADEPPVGAALDWRNTLSCESPRAMTSDRALERLWVGTWNEEDGEGAVRAYDTTTHRMVSRHETGNRVPTAIAASAYGEWLYLATRTRGAPRPQLHILNRSALDADPDAAQAAFIKLDGAPVVSLEVSSRDGSLCAVQADGTILKFRSDDLQEAARDGGEVTVDHLELKLADTVDSGANTVDVTATVQSTDGVWLVVGDTTDARVFVVNLPQFERGFDTDPQWMRDNLARPFALRPGDTAEALALSYDGGYLHVLSPTGALYRLQTGSGLGDFVPLVGQNPGEGDTDKFVRLELPDVTGVDDPWRRLPVDLAVSPRDAWAYVLRRHEAADSGLPRDRGEVVVVDLERFGARQGDVDDPEEVGKLHRIGTVVDGLPRGQHMAYVGRRLYVGADAVEDGEVDDEAGSISVVYVDETSCDVLIERAIDGCPTCEDDAVVLATIKGFVDGRQVRDLEVEDDEEVARIDNLADRPLVPSTTTLKEVIECVLERGATEGLPGPRGPGGPAGPEGPKGDTGPEGPQGPTGPEGPAGRDGRDGEGIEDVDWEFGEAWDVDLVDRTVVVTIPDEFDKKNLNRVVGASWHHDEVIKRGDLPALLEAEAGSVRPGLVVQFARPVAWHSLNRRSCEVIFVDDDKGWLQQRGVPIDIVPWDQATPSKLDVRWRLGEDDRNAEFELLTGGNGVTDTEPLGLVRAVRLIPDAGIVADLVSRAVELRVILHGDWIVDAKGRPLDGDHIWPGVPEGAFNVSVDGQARQFEGRHSGNGAPGGDWISILNIIDG; from the coding sequence ATGACAGAGAGTACCGACAAGACTGCGTTCGACGGCTGCCAGACATGCGGCACGCACACCTTCGAGCGCAATCACTATTTCGACGGCAAGCTGCTCGAGGCGCGCGATTTTGTCGACGAGCAGGACTACGTGCGCGGCAAGTCAATGCTTCATAACAGTCACGTGCACGGCTTCGGAACCGTGTGCGGCCTGAAGGTCGTCGAGCACCCGCGCGCGGGATGCCGCACCGACTACGTGGTCGTCGAGCCAGGGCTGGCGCTGGACTGCTGCGGCCGCGAGATCGTTATCGACTCGCGCCAGGTCGTCGACGTGCGCACGCTCGCCGAGGAGGCGGTGGCCGAGGCAGAGGGCCCGGTCGATTTGCACCTGGTGCTGCACTACGACGAGTGCCTGGCCGAGCCGACGCCCACGCTGCTGGGCGGTTGTGGATGTGACAACGAGGCGACCGCGCACGGCCGCGTCGTCGAGCGCTTTGGCTTCGATGTGCGCCCAGCCCGGCAGGGCGCAGCCGACGAGCCACCGGTGGGCGCCGCGCTCGACTGGCGCAACACGCTGAGCTGCGAGAGCCCGCGGGCGATGACCAGCGACCGCGCGCTCGAGCGACTGTGGGTGGGCACGTGGAACGAGGAGGACGGCGAGGGGGCTGTGCGCGCCTACGACACCACCACCCACCGGATGGTCTCGCGCCACGAGACAGGCAACCGGGTGCCCACGGCCATCGCCGCGTCGGCCTACGGAGAGTGGCTCTACTTGGCCACCCGCACCCGGGGAGCGCCTCGGCCGCAGCTCCACATCTTGAATCGGAGCGCGCTCGACGCCGACCCCGACGCCGCCCAAGCCGCGTTCATCAAGCTCGACGGCGCTCCGGTCGTCTCGCTGGAGGTCTCCAGCCGCGACGGCAGCTTGTGCGCGGTGCAAGCCGACGGCACGATCCTCAAATTCCGCAGCGACGACCTGCAAGAAGCCGCTCGAGACGGCGGTGAGGTCACCGTCGACCACCTCGAGTTGAAATTGGCCGACACGGTCGACTCGGGCGCGAACACCGTCGACGTCACCGCGACGGTCCAGTCGACCGACGGGGTGTGGCTGGTCGTCGGAGACACCACAGACGCGCGCGTCTTCGTGGTCAACTTGCCCCAATTCGAGCGTGGCTTCGACACCGACCCGCAGTGGATGCGCGACAACCTCGCGCGCCCCTTCGCCCTGCGCCCGGGCGATACCGCCGAGGCGCTGGCGTTGAGCTATGACGGCGGCTACCTGCACGTGTTGTCGCCGACAGGCGCGCTCTATCGGCTGCAGACAGGCTCGGGCCTGGGGGATTTCGTGCCGCTCGTCGGCCAGAACCCCGGCGAGGGTGACACCGACAAGTTCGTGCGCCTCGAGCTTCCCGATGTGACGGGCGTCGACGACCCGTGGCGGCGTTTGCCGGTCGACCTTGCCGTCTCGCCGCGCGATGCGTGGGCGTATGTGTTGCGTCGCCACGAGGCGGCCGATTCGGGCCTGCCGCGCGATCGCGGCGAGGTGGTGGTGGTCGACCTCGAGCGCTTCGGCGCTCGTCAGGGCGACGTCGACGACCCCGAAGAGGTCGGCAAGCTCCACCGCATCGGCACGGTCGTCGACGGGCTGCCCCGCGGCCAGCACATGGCCTACGTGGGCCGGCGCTTGTACGTGGGCGCCGACGCGGTCGAGGACGGCGAGGTCGACGACGAGGCTGGCAGCATCTCGGTGGTCTACGTCGATGAGACGAGCTGCGATGTGCTCATCGAGCGCGCCATCGACGGGTGCCCGACCTGCGAGGACGACGCGGTCGTACTGGCGACCATCAAGGGATTCGTCGATGGGCGGCAGGTACGCGACCTGGAGGTCGAGGACGACGAGGAGGTCGCCCGCATCGACAACCTCGCCGACCGGCCTCTGGTGCCGAGCACGACGACGCTCAAAGAGGTCATCGAGTGCGTGCTCGAGCGTGGGGCGACCGAGGGCTTGCCCGGCCCGCGTGGGCCGGGAGGTCCGGCCGGGCCGGAGGGGCCCAAGGGAGACACCGGGCCCGAGGGACCGCAGGGGCCGACCGGACCCGAGGGGCCTGCGGGCCGAGACGGTCGCGACGGCGAAGGCATCGAGGACGTCGACTGGGAGTTCGGCGAGGCGTGGGACGTCGACCTGGTCGACCGTACCGTGGTCGTGACGATCCCCGACGAGTTCGACAAGAAAAACCTCAACCGGGTGGTGGGGGCGAGTTGGCATCACGACGAGGTGATCAAACGTGGCGATCTGCCTGCACTGTTGGAGGCCGAAGCGGGCAGCGTGCGGCCCGGGCTTGTGGTCCAGTTCGCGCGTCCGGTCGCCTGGCATTCGCTCAACCGGCGAAGCTGCGAGGTGATCTTCGTCGACGACGACAAGGGTTGGCTGCAGCAGCGGGGGGTCCCCATCGACATCGTCCCATGGGACCAGGCAACTCCCTCGAAGCTCGACGTGCGCTGGCGGCTGGGCGAGGACGACCGGAACGCCGAGTTCGAGCTGCTCACCGGAGGCAACGGCGTCACCGATACAGAACCACTCGGCTTGGTCAGGGCTGTTCGCTTGATTCCCGACGCAGGCATTGTCGCGGACCTGGTTTCTCGAGCGGTCGAGCTGCGCGTCATCCTGCACGGCGACTGGATTGTCGACGCCAAGGGGCGCCCGCTGGACGGCGACCACATCTGGCCGGGCGTGCCCGAGGGGGCATTCAACGTGTCGGTCGACGGGCAGGCCCGGCAATTCGAGGGACGCCACAGCGGCAACGGCGCGCCTGGCGGCGACTGGATTAGCATCCTGAATATCATTGACGGTTGA
- a CDS encoding HEAT repeat domain-containing protein has product MGNRLEDIPTVIRLRRLASERVVTLYEYSFNLWAGLFRAEASVIDSLAEYLPLMTAEEAFERAETSIGTLEADLDVGLLAFHAPNEPEPKWLSLFLQYLEHDDPMVRQCACASIRWVGDVSDPGWPQLWDEVRRMERDDPNAEVREDASKVLHWREGPKAEIIP; this is encoded by the coding sequence ATGGGGAACCGACTCGAGGACATTCCCACCGTGATTCGGCTTCGGCGTCTGGCTTCTGAGCGGGTCGTTACGCTTTACGAGTATAGCTTCAACTTGTGGGCGGGACTGTTTCGTGCGGAGGCCTCGGTCATAGACTCGCTGGCGGAATATCTGCCTCTGATGACTGCCGAAGAGGCCTTTGAGCGCGCCGAAACCAGCATCGGCACGCTCGAGGCCGACCTCGATGTTGGATTACTTGCCTTTCATGCTCCCAACGAGCCCGAGCCGAAGTGGCTTTCGCTGTTCCTGCAGTACTTGGAACACGACGACCCGATGGTGCGCCAATGTGCGTGTGCTTCGATCCGCTGGGTCGGCGATGTGAGCGATCCAGGCTGGCCGCAGTTGTGGGACGAGGTGCGTCGAATGGAGCGCGATGACCCCAATGCCGAGGTTCGCGAAGATGCGAGCAAGGTGCTTCATTGGAGAGAAGGCCCAAAGGCGGAGATCATCCCATGA
- a CDS encoding immunity 49 family protein — protein sequence MARIDRHQNRVWLAELEVEELSEMLDDSFSIIRQIPRLTSLNSIQHEARSLAAFQSVLDPKAPEIRMCFISAARAIAGLYHCAQKEEGTVEVELGDGGAPVVFEATGINALTHDGTWQTGFHLAAILRDRELMDLLCTFTTDQLRQAPGVTSEPFFYPFVEALRGYWAGDPNTAMYLAEAMELTEPERLVMANPDAVLHRAVPWMEVFFRLLEHDQKAFNDALVKALELHKAYWGSETADRADDIEGILALELCSMAALAYEQDIEIQVESDYIPGWLVRGEVAQQD from the coding sequence ATGGCGAGAATCGATCGACATCAGAACCGAGTTTGGCTGGCGGAACTTGAAGTGGAAGAGTTATCAGAAATGCTCGACGACTCCTTTTCCATTATTCGGCAGATTCCCCGACTCACATCATTGAATTCAATCCAACACGAGGCGCGTAGTCTTGCCGCGTTTCAATCCGTGTTGGATCCCAAAGCCCCTGAAATCCGCATGTGTTTCATATCTGCAGCGCGCGCGATTGCGGGTTTGTACCACTGTGCTCAAAAGGAAGAGGGCACTGTCGAGGTTGAGCTTGGCGATGGAGGCGCCCCCGTGGTGTTCGAGGCGACCGGCATCAACGCGCTGACCCACGACGGAACGTGGCAGACGGGGTTTCACCTGGCAGCGATTCTGCGTGATCGTGAATTGATGGACTTGCTCTGCACATTCACGACGGACCAACTCCGACAGGCACCGGGCGTGACCTCCGAGCCGTTCTTTTACCCGTTCGTCGAGGCACTTCGCGGCTATTGGGCCGGTGATCCGAACACGGCGATGTACTTGGCCGAGGCGATGGAGTTGACCGAACCTGAGCGCTTGGTGATGGCCAATCCCGACGCGGTTTTGCATCGCGCAGTGCCGTGGATGGAGGTCTTTTTCCGACTGCTCGAGCATGACCAGAAGGCGTTCAACGACGCCCTTGTGAAGGCGCTCGAGTTGCACAAGGCATACTGGGGAAGCGAAACCGCCGATCGCGCTGACGATATCGAAGGCATCCTGGCGCTCGAATTGTGCAGTATGGCCGCGCTCGCCTACGAGCAAGACATCGAGATTCAGGTCGAGTCGGACTATATCCCCGGCTGGCTTGTGCGCGGCGAGGTTGCCCAACAGGACTGA
- a CDS encoding HEAT repeat domain-containing protein translates to MTPSDETQRTLILKPEVTRADVLAAANALDFDWTEDYEAVPEQGIFFNRVWVDREETTAIILIEDTSLDLNVLVTKGRRAKKTARQLAKRLDVWSEQELWRAVERASSAEALSASLRRWTMGRLYDMSRRERSALEEYLEHKSPAVRLAAVDSMGYLGHPGFIGLLDDVANADDDEQVRQAAQFVADGIRELS, encoded by the coding sequence ATGACACCTTCCGATGAGACTCAACGTACATTGATCCTCAAGCCAGAAGTGACGCGTGCAGACGTGCTCGCTGCAGCCAACGCTCTCGACTTCGATTGGACGGAAGATTACGAGGCCGTTCCCGAACAAGGAATCTTCTTCAATCGAGTATGGGTCGATCGAGAGGAGACGACGGCCATCATCTTGATTGAAGATACGTCGCTCGATTTGAACGTGCTGGTCACCAAAGGACGGCGCGCGAAGAAGACCGCGCGCCAATTGGCCAAGCGTCTCGACGTATGGTCGGAGCAGGAGTTGTGGAGAGCAGTCGAGCGGGCGTCTTCGGCCGAGGCGTTGTCCGCGAGTTTGCGTCGATGGACCATGGGACGGCTCTACGACATGTCCCGCCGCGAGCGCAGCGCGCTCGAAGAGTATCTCGAACACAAATCCCCGGCGGTCAGGTTGGCTGCGGTCGATTCGATGGGGTACCTCGGCCATCCCGGCTTTATTGGGCTCCTCGACGACGTCGCCAACGCAGACGACGACGAGCAGGTACGGCAGGCGGCTCAGTTTGTGGCGGATGGGATACGAGAACTGTCGTAA
- a CDS encoding contractile injection system tape measure protein, which yields MSIDVDIRALDCRFHLPEGMDDAAGTRQRLTKLAGGRLVEACAEALDALPDDGALWRVRHVHLDICVDAKGMSDAEIADLWGQALARALGEAMASGGASEDVRRFESARAFVVAFLRDLIDGRAHGRWYYEEFRHLQSLPAADVTVELLGVRPAWIVESLVELAGSGHLERLVARWTDRQSRRLIDALGLTFYPPPPSRLPSAVGDWLGSVSLEKDASRDAEARNRWRLFVAALSVESSDGSPGQRPQIAWRLAHAVATLQRLARRSPKALRMLIDGRVEAAAAAIATESWAAPVVGWLTEALGHPRRVEALAALARASSERSAPPAPESSVEASGEPNETSARSFQSAHAAIFLVAAPLANLEVWPVWVEAVGEAMARRWLYAVGTKLLGGKTAALRLDDAALAAFAGLPEPPKADARAEVAADNPPLGWAEKLEAPDEETADFLWLGRRLGYPWLTEPLDEALSKVTLAAARRFARTLPRFEASSVSYLSRTFLAQPGAVVGDEDALEVRLDGGPLGVVLRMAVLPDERRLPWLDRSLTITVG from the coding sequence ATGTCTATCGATGTCGACATCCGCGCGTTGGACTGCCGGTTTCACCTGCCCGAGGGCATGGACGACGCCGCCGGCACCCGCCAGCGTTTGACCAAGCTCGCCGGCGGCCGACTGGTCGAGGCGTGCGCCGAGGCGCTCGACGCGCTGCCCGATGACGGGGCGCTGTGGCGCGTTCGCCACGTCCATCTCGACATTTGCGTCGACGCCAAGGGCATGAGCGACGCCGAGATCGCCGATCTGTGGGGGCAGGCCCTGGCGCGAGCGCTCGGCGAGGCGATGGCCTCGGGCGGGGCGAGCGAGGACGTGCGGCGCTTCGAGTCGGCGCGCGCCTTCGTGGTCGCCTTTTTGCGCGACCTGATCGACGGGCGCGCCCACGGTCGGTGGTATTACGAAGAGTTTCGACACCTGCAGTCGCTGCCGGCGGCCGACGTGACCGTCGAGTTGCTGGGCGTGCGGCCGGCGTGGATCGTCGAGTCGCTCGTCGAGCTGGCCGGCTCGGGGCATCTCGAGAGGTTGGTCGCCCGTTGGACTGACCGCCAGTCGCGCCGGCTCATCGACGCGCTGGGCCTGACCTTCTATCCGCCGCCGCCGTCGCGGCTGCCGTCGGCCGTCGGCGACTGGCTTGGTAGCGTCTCCCTCGAGAAGGATGCGAGCCGCGACGCCGAGGCGCGCAACCGGTGGCGGCTCTTTGTGGCGGCGCTGTCGGTCGAGTCGTCTGATGGCTCGCCCGGCCAGCGCCCGCAGATAGCCTGGCGGCTCGCCCACGCGGTCGCCACGCTGCAGCGATTGGCGCGGCGCTCGCCCAAGGCGCTGCGGATGCTCATCGATGGCAGAGTCGAGGCGGCCGCCGCGGCGATAGCGACCGAGTCGTGGGCCGCGCCGGTGGTCGGCTGGCTGACTGAGGCGCTCGGGCATCCACGGCGTGTCGAAGCGCTCGCGGCGCTCGCTCGGGCGTCGAGCGAACGGTCGGCGCCCCCCGCTCCCGAGTCATCAGTCGAGGCGTCGGGCGAGCCGAACGAGACGAGCGCCCGTTCGTTTCAAAGCGCGCACGCCGCCATCTTTTTGGTGGCCGCGCCGTTGGCCAACCTCGAGGTGTGGCCGGTCTGGGTCGAAGCGGTCGGAGAGGCGATGGCACGTCGATGGCTGTACGCGGTGGGCACCAAGCTGCTCGGAGGCAAGACGGCCGCCTTGCGCCTCGACGACGCAGCGCTGGCAGCGTTTGCAGGCCTGCCGGAGCCGCCCAAGGCCGACGCGCGCGCCGAGGTGGCCGCCGACAACCCGCCGCTGGGGTGGGCCGAAAAGCTCGAGGCGCCCGACGAAGAGACGGCCGACTTTCTTTGGCTCGGCCGCCGCCTCGGCTACCCTTGGCTGACCGAGCCCCTCGACGAGGCGTTGTCGAAGGTCACGCTCGCCGCCGCCCGGCGCTTTGCGCGCACGCTGCCGCGCTTCGAGGCGTCGAGCGTGTCGTATTTGTCGCGCACCTTTTTGGCCCAGCCGGGAGCGGTTGTCGGCGACGAAGACGCGCTCGAGGTACGCCTCGACGGCGGACCACTCGGCGTGGTGCTGCGTATGGCCGTGCTGCCCGATGAGCGGCGTCTGCCTTGGCTCGATCGTTCGTTGACGATCACCGTTGGTTGA
- a CDS encoding ATP-binding protein, which yields MDVYRDEAEYWQGAIECLTRRLEQSIRADTADGQQQELAAHADEAGEKEGELAAIIGTLAGWLSEVRQAGAEGALDATVRRHRERAAAMDEPPRFVRLCAEFDLAPFAEDVLMLALAAQLAPELVPLMHLAGGGDRGPTVGLAHRLFSQGMAEQLAHRAELAAHAPLRRHRLVRLGGDDEQGVDAAAPIEVAPAVADWLVGRDELDPMVDGLCVEVGALPPLDGPAHEVVASAARTDVISLVVDDPHAALAHLDASTHTTDALVVDAGLLTVHADPLEATRRLVRDARLRGRAMVWLRAEQFEQERLEPVFMHLLAAPRSTPLVLVSCRHPRSDVLGACAGGLRRGRIDAADAAIRRRWWQAALVEAELGEAELGEAADLTSLADRFKLSWAQVRSAAQRVSWADAIELEALFEAARLECQHAMAGLAKRVRTIHGWDDLVLPQRSKSQLRRMEAWMAHRATVHDQWGLRRRVQLGRGLTALFFGPSGTGKTMAAGILSAQLHLEMFRVDLSQIVSKYIGETEKNLDRVFEAADAANAVLFFDEADAIFGKRSEVRDAHDRYANIEVGYLLQRMEEYDGVAILATNLKKNLDEAFLRRIQFSVEFPLPSQSDRRRIWQGFLQESLPQDDTIDVGFLARAFSLTGGHIKNCVVDAAFAAADEGEAVGMRHLVSAVARELTKNERAIVPSEFGEYFELVDAS from the coding sequence TTGGACGTATATCGAGATGAAGCAGAGTATTGGCAGGGGGCAATCGAGTGTCTGACGCGGCGGCTCGAGCAGAGCATTCGAGCGGACACTGCCGACGGCCAGCAGCAGGAGCTCGCGGCCCACGCCGACGAGGCGGGTGAGAAAGAGGGCGAGCTGGCGGCGATCATCGGCACCCTGGCCGGTTGGTTGAGCGAGGTCCGTCAGGCCGGCGCCGAAGGTGCGCTCGACGCCACTGTGCGTAGGCATCGGGAGCGCGCCGCGGCGATGGACGAGCCGCCGCGCTTTGTGCGGCTCTGCGCCGAGTTCGACCTGGCGCCGTTTGCCGAGGACGTTTTGATGCTGGCGCTCGCCGCCCAGCTCGCCCCCGAGCTCGTGCCCCTGATGCACTTGGCTGGAGGGGGCGACCGAGGGCCGACGGTGGGACTCGCTCACCGCCTCTTCTCGCAGGGCATGGCCGAGCAGTTGGCCCATCGGGCCGAGCTCGCCGCGCACGCGCCGCTTCGCCGCCACCGGCTGGTTCGCCTGGGCGGGGACGACGAGCAGGGCGTCGACGCTGCTGCGCCCATCGAGGTGGCGCCGGCCGTGGCCGATTGGCTCGTCGGACGCGACGAGCTCGACCCGATGGTCGACGGGCTGTGCGTCGAGGTCGGCGCGCTGCCGCCGCTCGATGGCCCGGCGCACGAAGTCGTGGCGTCAGCAGCGCGAACCGACGTGATCTCGTTGGTCGTCGACGATCCTCACGCGGCGCTGGCGCATTTGGACGCCAGTACCCACACCACGGACGCCTTGGTGGTCGACGCCGGTCTGCTGACGGTGCACGCCGACCCGCTGGAGGCCACGCGGCGTCTGGTGCGAGACGCCCGGCTTCGCGGTCGGGCAATGGTGTGGCTGCGCGCCGAGCAGTTCGAGCAGGAGCGCCTCGAGCCCGTCTTCATGCACCTGCTCGCGGCCCCCAGGAGCACTCCGCTGGTACTGGTGTCGTGTCGGCACCCTCGCTCGGATGTGCTCGGAGCGTGTGCCGGCGGGCTGCGGCGTGGACGCATCGACGCCGCCGACGCGGCGATTCGCCGCCGCTGGTGGCAGGCGGCGCTTGTTGAGGCGGAATTGGGCGAGGCGGAATTGGGCGAGGCGGCCGACCTCACCTCGCTCGCCGATCGCTTCAAGCTCTCGTGGGCGCAGGTGCGCTCGGCGGCCCAGCGCGTGTCGTGGGCCGACGCCATCGAACTCGAAGCGTTGTTCGAGGCCGCGCGTCTCGAATGCCAGCACGCCATGGCGGGATTGGCCAAGCGTGTGCGCACGATCCACGGATGGGACGATCTGGTGCTCCCGCAGCGCAGCAAGTCCCAACTGCGACGCATGGAGGCATGGATGGCGCATCGCGCCACGGTCCACGACCAGTGGGGGCTTCGCCGACGGGTTCAGTTGGGCCGCGGTCTCACTGCCCTGTTTTTCGGCCCGTCGGGCACCGGCAAGACGATGGCCGCCGGCATCTTGTCCGCGCAACTTCACCTGGAGATGTTCCGCGTCGACTTGTCCCAGATCGTGAGCAAATATATCGGAGAGACCGAGAAGAACCTCGACCGGGTCTTCGAAGCCGCCGACGCGGCCAATGCCGTGCTCTTCTTCGACGAGGCCGACGCCATCTTCGGCAAGCGCTCGGAGGTGCGTGACGCCCACGACCGCTACGCCAATATCGAAGTGGGCTATCTGCTCCAGCGCATGGAGGAGTACGACGGGGTGGCGATTTTGGCGACCAACCTCAAGAAGAACCTCGACGAAGCGTTCTTGCGGCGCATCCAGTTTTCGGTGGAGTTCCCCCTGCCCAGTCAGTCCGATCGTCGACGGATCTGGCAAGGATTTCTGCAGGAGAGCTTGCCTCAGGACGATACGATCGACGTCGGTTTCCTGGCGCGCGCTTTCTCGTTGACCGGCGGTCATATTAAAAACTGCGTGGTCGACGCCGCGTTTGCCGCCGCCGACGAAGGCGAGGCCGTCGGCATGCGTCATCTGGTAAGTGCGGTCGCCCGGGAGTTGACCAAGAACGAGCGAGCGATCGTGCCCTCCGAATTCGGCGAATATTTCGAACTGGTCGACGCTTCGTAG
- a CDS encoding ABC transporter ATP-binding protein — MQHTREDASFLERYLSVFKYSGHALELVWSTSKKLTVLLGVLTLIAGVLPAGISYVGKLIVDQVIEAAATGAAADRTLAFWYVGLEAALVMVMAAAQRGLSVCQSLLRAQLGHKVNTLILEKALTLDLTQFEDSEFYDKLTRARREASSRPLSLVKRTFSLVQNAITLVSVGGLLWTFSPWAVVILLVAGLPAFFVETKFSGEAFRLFRWRSPESRKQMYLETVLAREDYAKEVKLFGLGPLLLDRYRDIFELVYGEDRDLTLRRGFWGFTLGLLSTAAFYGAYVWVVVATINTDITLGDMTMYLLLFKQGQSAVSASLESVGGMYEDNLYLSTLYELLDEPVPAAGEGVLVGDAPSDGLRFEDVWFSYPGQDDFAVRGVDLHLPPGQKLALVGENGSGKTTLIKLLTRLYNPSKGRILLDGTDLRDWDRDKLHERIGVIFQDFVRYQFKVGENIGVGDVEEFENEERWEHAGERGMAAPFIEKMDEGYHTQLGRWFKDGRELSGGQWQKIALARAFMRRGADILVFDEPTSAMDASAEAEVFERIKDLTTDQIAILISHRFSTVRMADRIAVLQHGEITELGSHAELMELGGTYARLFNLQAAGYR; from the coding sequence ATCCAACACACCCGCGAAGACGCGAGCTTCCTCGAGCGCTACCTGAGCGTCTTCAAGTATAGCGGGCATGCCCTCGAGCTCGTCTGGTCGACGAGCAAGAAGCTGACGGTGTTGCTCGGCGTGCTCACGCTCATCGCCGGTGTGTTGCCGGCGGGCATCTCGTATGTGGGCAAGCTCATCGTCGACCAGGTGATCGAGGCGGCGGCGACGGGCGCGGCGGCCGACCGCACGCTCGCGTTCTGGTACGTCGGCCTCGAAGCCGCGCTCGTCATGGTCATGGCCGCCGCGCAGCGCGGGCTGTCGGTGTGCCAGTCACTCCTGCGCGCCCAGCTCGGCCACAAGGTCAACACGCTCATCCTCGAGAAGGCGCTCACCCTCGACCTGACGCAGTTCGAGGACAGCGAGTTTTACGACAAGCTCACCCGCGCGCGCCGTGAGGCGTCGTCGCGGCCGTTGAGCCTGGTCAAACGCACGTTCTCGCTCGTGCAAAACGCCATCACGCTCGTCAGCGTGGGCGGCCTGCTGTGGACCTTCTCGCCGTGGGCCGTGGTCATCTTGCTCGTGGCGGGCCTGCCGGCCTTTTTCGTGGAGACGAAATTCTCCGGCGAGGCGTTCCGGCTGTTTCGCTGGCGCTCGCCTGAGTCGCGAAAGCAGATGTATCTGGAGACGGTCCTGGCGCGTGAGGACTACGCCAAAGAGGTCAAGCTCTTCGGGCTGGGCCCGCTTCTGCTCGACCGCTACCGCGACATCTTCGAGCTCGTCTACGGCGAAGACCGTGACCTGACGCTCCGGCGCGGGTTCTGGGGCTTTACGCTGGGGCTGTTGAGCACCGCAGCGTTCTACGGGGCGTACGTGTGGGTGGTCGTGGCGACCATCAACACCGACATCACCCTGGGCGACATGACGATGTACCTGCTGCTCTTCAAGCAGGGCCAGTCGGCGGTGTCGGCCAGCCTGGAATCGGTCGGCGGGATGTACGAGGACAACCTGTACCTGTCGACGCTGTACGAACTGCTCGACGAGCCGGTGCCCGCCGCCGGCGAGGGCGTGCTCGTGGGCGACGCGCCCAGCGACGGGCTTCGCTTCGAGGACGTTTGGTTCTCGTATCCGGGCCAGGATGACTTCGCGGTGCGCGGCGTCGACCTGCACCTACCGCCGGGCCAAAAGCTCGCGCTCGTCGGCGAGAACGGCTCGGGCAAGACCACGCTCATCAAGCTGCTGACCCGCCTGTACAACCCGTCGAAGGGGCGCATTCTGCTCGACGGCACCGACCTTCGCGACTGGGACAGAGACAAGCTGCACGAGCGCATCGGCGTGATCTTCCAGGACTTCGTTCGCTACCAGTTCAAGGTCGGCGAGAATATCGGGGTGGGCGACGTCGAGGAGTTCGAAAACGAGGAGCGCTGGGAGCACGCCGGCGAGCGCGGCATGGCCGCGCCGTTCATCGAGAAGATGGACGAGGGCTACCACACCCAGCTCGGCCGCTGGTTCAAAGACGGCCGCGAGCTGTCGGGCGGCCAGTGGCAAAAGATCGCCTTGGCCCGCGCGTTCATGCGCCGCGGCGCCGACATCCTGGTCTTCGACGAGCCCACCTCGGCGATGGACGCCAGCGCCGAGGCCGAGGTCTTCGAGCGCATCAAAGACCTGACGACCGACCAGATCGCCATCCTCATCAGCCACCGCTTCTCGACGGTGCGCATGGCCGACCGCATCGCCGTGCTGCAACACGGCGAGATCACCGAGCTCGGCAGCCACGCCGAGCTGATGGAGCTCGGCGGGACGTATGCGCGATTGTTCAACCTGCAGGCGGCGGGTTATCGGTGA